The segment CGGGTAAACGGCGCGGCGTGTTCGGAACGCGTTCGCCGCATCGGCCAAACCCGATTGGTTTGTCCCTCGTGCGCCTCGTGTCCGTCGACGGGCTCGTTTTGCACGTGCGCGACGTGGACATGATCGACAAGTCGCCCGTTTTCGACATCAAACCGTATTTGCCTTATGCCGAGGCGCGGACTTCGGCGCGTACGGGTTGGATTGAAAATCTGGCCCCGACAAACGATGCTCCGCCCGCCGATCCCGAGCCGGGTTTTACCGTGTCATGGTCGGCCGAAGCAATGCAGCGCGCTGCGTTTTTACGGGACGAACTGCACATCGACATCACTTCGCCCATCGAGCGAACGTTGCAGCTCGGACCGCAGCCGCATCCGTATCGGCGCATTCGTATCGAACCTGATGGAACGCGGCGACTTGCGCACAAGGATTGGCGCGCGTGGTTTTCCGTAGATGGACGACACGTGACAATTATTACAATCGACACAGGGTATCGCGAGAAGGATTTGGCTACGTCATGTGATGTAGCAATCGAGCCTCATCGCGTGTTCGTCGAAAAATTTGGTCGCGCCAAACAGCCAGGCGGGTGCTAAAGCAGCTTCATGAAACAAGCAATATTGGTGGGTGCGCTCGCAGCGGTCTTGGGTTGCGGAGGCGCTGCTGGTCAAGATGCGGCTGGGAAAACGGCGCATTCGGCGCATGGAAAGCAAGGTTGCGCTTGCCCGCACTGCAAGGGTTGTGAACACTGCAAGCAACCTGGCATGGCACATCAAGACGGAATGGCTTGTCCGCACTGCGCGCAGGGCGGAATGCATCACGGCGGTGGACAACACGGAATGCATCACGGCGGCGAGCACGGGATGCATCACGGAGGGCATGGCGGTCACGGCGGGCCGCTCGTGCACCGATTCGAGAAGGCCGAGGAGTGGGCGAAGCAGTTCGACGATCCGGCGCGGGATGCTTGGCAAAAGCCGACGGAGGTCGTTGCGGCAATGACCATTTCCCCCGGAATGACGGTGGCTGACATTGGGGCGGGTACGGGATATTTCGAGCCGCATTTGTCGCGGGCCGTGGGGCCGACGGGCAAAGTGTTGGCGGTCGACATCGAGCCGGACATGGTGCGGTATTTGCGCGAGCGTGCGGCAAAAGAAAAACTCGTCAATGTCACGGCGGTGCAAGCGACGCCGGGTGAAACGGGTCTTGCACCGGAATCCGTGGACCGCATTCTCGTCGTGGACACGTGGCATCACATTCCGGATCGAGCTGCGTATGCGCAGAAGCTGCGTGCGGCACTACGTCCGGGAGGGCTCGTGATCATCGTGGATTTCACGCTCGAAGCGACGAAAGGCCCGCCGAAAGAGCACCGTCTCGCGCCGGAAAAAGTGATTGCCGAGCTCGATGCGGGCGGTTTGTCCGGGAAAGCCATCGACGAGAGTTTGCCCGAGCAATACATTGTCGTAGCAAAAGCTCGGTAAATCGACGCGACGCGTCACATTTTCCCTGCTACCTGTTCGGCATACGTTCGGTAACCCAAACCTCGACGGCGCCGTGCTGCTTCTCCGCGGGCGGTTTGCCTCGGTGGCGTGGTAAAACTCACAAAAACCGGTTTGTCACAAAAGCATTGCGCTTGCGTTTTGCATGGGTTTACCCTTCAAAACCGTGCCGTTCACGCAGACGGGCGTGACGAATACGAGAGGGGGCGCCATGCTGGTTGCCGATCTAGCATTCCAATCGGGGGAGCAATCGCTGACGGTTCGCGAGTTCGTCGTACGCGATGCGATCTCGACTCTGTTCGACATCTCGGTACACGCGTGCTCGCCGAATGAGGACCTCGACCTGGAAGCCATCGTCGGAAGGCCGGTGGCCTTCAGGATTGGCGGGACAAGCGAGAATGCGCGCAGGTGGACCGGCATCGTTCTCCGCATGAAACAGATCGGCGCGGAGGAGAAAGGTTTGTCCACGTATCATCTCTCGATCGTGCCAAACCTCTGGCTGCTCTCCCAACGTCGCAACCACCGGATTTTCCAGCATCAAAGCGTCGTTGAAATTGTCGGGACAATCCTTTCCGAGTGGGGACTGGAACCTGTTTGGCGGGTGGATCGGGAGCGCTTGGCGAAGCTCGAAATACGCGTGCAGTACGGTGAGAGTGATCTTGCGTTCGTATGTCGGCTGCTCGAGGAAGCCGGGATCTCGTTTGTCATGGCGGATGGTGGTGAAAAAGGAAGCGTGCCGATGTTCGTCGATGCGCCCGGAAGCGCGGAGCCGCGACGCGCGTATCCGATCGTTTATTTGCCGGCGGCTCCGGCATCGTTCGACCGAGCGTACGTGACGAACGTGGAGATCTCGCGTGAGGTTCGTCCGGGCAAGATCATGCTCGGTGATACGGACTTTCGGCGCAAGTCGGATGTACGGCTGTTTGGCGAGGCGTCCTCGGCCGGTTTGGAGGGGCGTTACGAGCAGTTTCACTACGAGCCTGGAGGGTTTGTCGTGGCTGATGGGCGTCTGTCCGATACGCCGATCGCGGACCAGCGGGGTGTGGTGCGTACGGATGAGAAAGTGGGCAAGCTGCGGGCCGAGCAGCGTTTGGCGAGCGCGCGTGCAGGACGCGTAGCGATGAATTTTCACACGAACGTGGCCGATCTATCGCCGGGGACGGTGTTTTCGATCGATCGGCATCCGCGCAGCGATCTTGCGAAGACGCGTCGGCTGCTCGTGATCGAGATGTCGATCACGGGGACGCAGGATCGAAGTTTTTCCGCTATGGGTGTGGCGCTGTTCGCGGACGAACCTTTTGCACCCCAACGAAAAACGCCGAAGCCGCGCATCGAAGGTGTGCAGAGTGCGATCGTGGTGGGACCTCGTGCGGGTGCGACTGCCGACGAGATACACACGGACGAGTTTGGCCGGGTGCGGGTGCAATTTCCGTGGGATCGTGAAGGCACATTCGATGAACGCAGTTCGTGCTGGATGCGTGTGAGCCAAGGATGGGCCGGTGGTGGGTTTGGCATAATGGCGCTGCCGCGTGTCGGGCAGGAAGTATTGGTGGGGTTTTTCGAGGGCGACCCGGACCAACCCATCGTCGTGGGACGCGTGTACAACAACACGACGCGCGTTCCGTACAAATTGCCGGAGCACAAGACGAAGAGCACGTGGAAGAGCGATTCGACGCCTGGATCCGGTGGGTTCAACGAGATCATGTTCGACGATGCGAGAGGCGCGGAGCTCGTGTACGTGCAAGCCGAGCGTAACCTGGACAAACTCGTGAAGGTCGACGAGTCGGTGACGATTGGGCGCATGCGAAGCAAGCGTGTGGGTGCGAGTGAAACGATTGCGATCGGGGCAAACCGGACGACGACGATCGGGGCGGTGGATGCGACGTGGGTAGGCGATCGGCATGCGGTTACGATGCGACAAACGCGCGGGGGGGCGACGTTGCCGACGGGCACGGAGATGGTGGATGGGCGGATATCGGTGACGACGGGAGAAGCGACGATCACGCTGGAGGGGCCGAACATCACGTTCGACGCGGCGGCGCGGATATTGATGAAGGCGGGAGCGGACATTGCGCTTGCGGCGGGGTCGCACGTGACGGTGGACGCGACGGTGAACATGACGCTGAAGAGCGGCGCGAAGCTGGTGGTGCAGGCGGACGACGGGGATGTGGTGATCCAGGGTGGGCCGAACGTGCAGATCAATCCGGAGGACCTCAGGTGGAGGCGGGCGGGCAAAAAGCGGGCGGGGGCCGCTCGGCCAGCGCGGGGATGCGCGAAAAAGGGGGCTTGGACCGGAGGGGGGGGGGGGCATGGCGGGGGGGGGGGATCCTGGCAATGGGCTATGGGGCGGCAAAGCCCCATTCGGAATCGAGCCGCACGAGTATGAAACGATGAAGAAGGGCTTCGAGTTTTTCGATAAGACTCGCGGGTAGCCGGAGGAGCGTATGAAACAGACGAACATGGTCGTCGTGGAGCGAATGACGAACCTCGGGGCATGGGAGCTCTACCGATTTGCCGACGAAGGAACGGACGAGGTCATTTGTAAAATGGCACTGCGCCATGACGACCAGACGGACGCCGTCGAATACGGCGTGTGGCGGAGAGACGACACAGAGCCCAGCGCGACAGGAAGGCTCGATCTGGAGGTGGAGGATGGGTGGAGCGACGAAGCGCGTGAGCTGGCTCTTGGGGAAATCGCCAGGATTTATTCGCAGGGGTTACCGGAAACTGCAAATGGATTGCTCTACAAGATTGGCGAGGAGGAGGACGAGGAGGACGATGATGCAGAGGATGACGACAGCGACGTGGAGGATGACGGGGACGACGAAGAGGATGACGCGTACGAGGATGGGGACGACGAATACGAGGATGGGGACGACGAAGAGGAGACATGAACGAAATGGATGCGCTCATGGCAGCTCCGGACAATTCTTCCGAAAAGATCGCTCGTCCTATCAGGCGCCGTCGGCCGCGAGCCGCCCGGAGCGCTGGGGCGGCCAATGTCACGATAGGTGGCTTGCCTGTCGCATTCGACGACGTACCGGGGGATGATTTTGGCACCGGCGCGTCCGACGTGTTCGTCGGCACCACCAAACGGCATATTGCGCGGCGGGGTGTTCAGATGCTGGTCACGGCGAGCGGCAATGCGAACAAGCCTGCGCGAACCGCCACGGCAAGAGGCGCAAGCTCGCGGCCGAAGGTAACCTTGACGCTGCGCGTGAAGAAGGCCGGATCTTGGCCCGTGACACGATGCGGTGCGGGATTTCTGCATGGCTTTGTGAAGAAGCCCAAGCATATCAGAGCACAAGTAAATAAACTCAAGGAGCAGTCGAAGAATAAGAAAATCCAAAAAGGAACTGAGGGCCCTCGTATTAGACGAGGAAATGCGGGACTTCAATAGACGACTGAAAACAAAAATCAAAACGCTGAAGCCAATTTTGTTCCGGGTGAGCCCTTATGATGCCGGAGTGTTCCCTGCGTCGTCGAAAGTCGGAGACAATCGGCTCGCGTATTACAAGGATCAGGTTTTCAAAGCATTTTATGTGGGGATAGCGAAGAAAGTCCTGTCCCTGCCTGTGAAGCCCAAGTTTCAGATAATCGTGTCGAACGCGTGGGGGCCACCCAAGGAGGGCGCGGTGTCACCCACGGGGACGGGCAGAAAGCTTTGGCGGGAAACGGTAACGGCGGTCGTCGAAGCAACGAAGAAGTTCGCCGATGACATAGGCGTCGATATCAGCCAATTCGAATTCGACATCTGGAACGAACCCAATCATCACAAATTCGGCTTCTTCTCCAAGAGAGTCGACCGCTTCTTCCCTATCTGGCGCGACGCGTTCCGCCGGATTCGCAGGACGCTGCCGAAAGCGATGATCGTGGGCCCGAGCCTTGCAGGAGGGTGGGGCAAAAAAGAAGGGGGAAAATCGTGGCTCGCGCGGTTCCTTTTGCGCTGCATCAAAGAGCAAAAGAAAAGCAACAAGCGTGTTTTTCCCGACATTATTTCATGGCACAATCTTGGCACCAAACCGAAGATCAAGCAGTTAGTCCGAGAGACGATTCGATTTTCGAGACGACGAGGACCCATTCCGCGTATCGACATCAACGAGACCGTGGGTTGGCGGTCGTGGAGGTCCCCGGGAACCGCAGTCCATTTCCTCGCAGCCGTGGAGCGCGCCAATTATACGATTAAAAAGGCACGCAAACGTAAGACAAAGCTGCCATGGGTACGCATGTGTCGGTCGCGTTTCGGGCCCAAGCCAACGCAGAAACCAGGCCACCCAAAGCCCGAGCGCAAGTATGACTTGGACACGGTCGATGATTTGAAAGCGGCATGGCATGTCTTCAAGTTTTACGCATCAATGACGGGCAGGATGCGACGCACCGCGCCTCGACACGGAGTTGACTGGCTCGTCAGCGAAAACAAGAAAGGGAAGCATATCCAAGTTCTTCTCGCCCCCAATGGCAGTGGGAAGAGGGCGACACTGCATTTGACGGACCTGCCTGGTTACCTCCGAAAACCGAAGGTC is part of the Polyangiaceae bacterium genome and harbors:
- the tsaA gene encoding tRNA (N6-threonylcarbamoyladenosine(37)-N6)-methyltransferase TrmO, with amino-acid sequence MHDDEPPNLTLTPIGILHTPFPDRVSTPRQPHAAGGAEGRIELFPGRGLEHAVMDLEEWEYIWVLFWFHLNSSWRPKVLPPRSSGKRRGVFGTRSPHRPNPIGLSLVRLVSVDGLVLHVRDVDMIDKSPVFDIKPYLPYAEARTSARTGWIENLAPTNDAPPADPEPGFTVSWSAEAMQRAAFLRDELHIDITSPIERTLQLGPQPHPYRRIRIEPDGTRRLAHKDWRAWFSVDGRHVTIITIDTGYREKDLATSCDVAIEPHRVFVEKFGRAKQPGGC
- a CDS encoding class I SAM-dependent methyltransferase, translated to MKQAILVGALAAVLGCGGAAGQDAAGKTAHSAHGKQGCACPHCKGCEHCKQPGMAHQDGMACPHCAQGGMHHGGGQHGMHHGGEHGMHHGGHGGHGGPLVHRFEKAEEWAKQFDDPARDAWQKPTEVVAAMTISPGMTVADIGAGTGYFEPHLSRAVGPTGKVLAVDIEPDMVRYLRERAAKEKLVNVTAVQATPGETGLAPESVDRILVVDTWHHIPDRAAYAQKLRAALRPGGLVIIVDFTLEATKGPPKEHRLAPEKVIAELDAGGLSGKAIDESLPEQYIVVAKAR
- the tssI gene encoding type VI secretion system tip protein VgrG, with the translated sequence MGLPFKTVPFTQTGVTNTRGGAMLVADLAFQSGEQSLTVREFVVRDAISTLFDISVHACSPNEDLDLEAIVGRPVAFRIGGTSENARRWTGIVLRMKQIGAEEKGLSTYHLSIVPNLWLLSQRRNHRIFQHQSVVEIVGTILSEWGLEPVWRVDRERLAKLEIRVQYGESDLAFVCRLLEEAGISFVMADGGEKGSVPMFVDAPGSAEPRRAYPIVYLPAAPASFDRAYVTNVEISREVRPGKIMLGDTDFRRKSDVRLFGEASSAGLEGRYEQFHYEPGGFVVADGRLSDTPIADQRGVVRTDEKVGKLRAEQRLASARAGRVAMNFHTNVADLSPGTVFSIDRHPRSDLAKTRRLLVIEMSITGTQDRSFSAMGVALFADEPFAPQRKTPKPRIEGVQSAIVVGPRAGATADEIHTDEFGRVRVQFPWDREGTFDERSSCWMRVSQGWAGGGFGIMALPRVGQEVLVGFFEGDPDQPIVVGRVYNNTTRVPYKLPEHKTKSTWKSDSTPGSGGFNEIMFDDARGAELVYVQAERNLDKLVKVDESVTIGRMRSKRVGASETIAIGANRTTTIGAVDATWVGDRHAVTMRQTRGGATLPTGTEMVDGRISVTTGEATITLEGPNITFDAAARILMKAGADIALAAGSHVTVDATVNMTLKSGAKLVVQADDGDVVIQGGPNVQINPEDLRWRRAGKKRAGAARPARGCAKKGAWTGGGGGHGGGGGSWQWAMGRQSPIRNRAARV